From the Wolbachia endosymbiont (group B) of Protocalliphora azurea genome, one window contains:
- a CDS encoding ankyrin repeat domain-containing protein, translating to MNYSIRNIDAALLDAALLDAAKRGDLNEAKRLIIEEADVNAYDGSQGNSLYWAVKNNHSYIAKVLLDNGADFIAYDSSRERHVLNKYEEVKAEHCKVSLHLAARLGDLKAVEDLLKKEANVNTKNDKGQTPLDLAKTEEIKNLLQSIKDANDKLLEAAKSGNIDDVENLLNREEKVQVNAENEFEETPLHLSAQNGHKDVVEFLLSKGAKIDAKNEFEETPLHLAAQNGHKGVVEFLFSKGAKVDAQSDDLSTPLHFAAKYGHKDVVEFLLSKGAKVDAQSDDLSTPLHFAAKSRYKDTEKIVKFLLDKGADVNAQNNAGETPLHLILQKIDLDIDTDKFYTLLNKKGINVNLTDKNKETPLHFFLKKKAMEIPELDDLLKVESINVNLQNIDGKTPLHLVIEKNNWNTLPNVSWSREKMVDILIGMKANVNAVDKDERTPLHWAAGYGRKEIVKALINAEVNVNAVDKDERTPLHWAANYDRKEIVEALINAEANVNAQDKYGKTPLDLASTEEIKTLLLKPPKKIDDSIASKDNEVGQEEDAEQEGNAQLSLQEQEEESQEISAEEESEGMFKKVCQTEKKVIN from the coding sequence ATGAATTATTCAATCAGAAATATAGATGCTGCTTTACTTGATGCTGCTTTACTTGATGCTGCTAAAAGAGGTGATCTTAATGAAGCAAAGCGCCTAATAATTGAAGAAGCTGATGTTAATGCATATGATGGATCTCAAGGTAATTCTCTATATTGGGCTGTTAAAAATAATCATTCTTATATAGCAAAAGTTCTATTAGATAATGGAGCAGATTTTATTGCTTATGACTCTTCTCGAGAACGCCACGTGTTAAATAAATACGAAGAAGTAAAAGCTGAGCATTGTAAGGTTTCTCTACATCTGGCTGCCAGACTTGGCGACTTGAAAGCAGTAGAAGACCTATTAAAGAAAGAAGCAAATGTTAATACAAAAAATGATAAAGGACAGACTCCTTTAGATTTAGCTAAGACAGAAGAAATAAAAAATCTATTACAAAGCATAAAAGATGCCAATGACAAATTGCTTGAAGCTGCTAAAAGCGGTAATATTGATGATGTAGAAAATCTGTTAAATAGAGAAGAAAAAGTACAGGTTAACGCAGAAAATGAATTTGAAGAGACCCCTCTACACTTATCTGCTCAAAATGGACATAAAGACGTAGTGGAATTTCTACTCAGCAAAGGAGCAAAAATTGATGCAAAAAATGAATTTGAAGAGACTCCTCTACATTTGGCTGCTCAAAATGGACATAAAGGTGTAGTAGAATTTCTATTCAGTAAAGGAGCAAAGGTTGATGCACAAAGTGATGATCTAAGCACCCCTTTACATTTTGCTGCTAAATATGGACATAAAGACGTAGTAGAATTTCTACTCAGCAAAGGAGCAAAGGTTGATGCACAAAGTGATGATCTAAGTACCCCTTTACATTTTGCTGCTAAAAGTAGATATAAAGATACAGAAAAGATAGTAAAATTTCTACTTGATAAAGGAGCAGACGTTAATGCACAAAATAATGCAGGAGAAACCCCTTTACATTTAATTCTTCAAAAAATAGACCTAGATATAGATACAGATAAATTCTATACTCTACTGAACAAAAAAGGCATCAATGTTAATCTAACAGATAAAAATAAAGAGACTCCTTTGCATTTTTTTTTAAAAAAGAAAGCGATGGAGATACCTGAATTGGACGATCTACTGAAAGTAGAAAGTATCAATGTTAATTTACAAAATATAGATGGAAAGACTCCTTTACACCTGGTAATTGAAAAAAACAACTGGAATACATTGCCTAATGTATCGTGGAGCCGTGAAAAGATGGTCGATATTCTAATAGGAATGAAGGCAAATGTTAATGCAGTAGATAAGGATGAGAGGACTCCTTTACATTGGGCTGCAGGATATGGTAGAAAAGAGATAGTAAAAGCTCTAATAAACGCAGAAGTAAATGTTAACGCAGTAGATAAGGATGAGAGGACTCCTTTACATTGGGCTGCAAACTATGATAGAAAAGAGATAGTAGAAGCTCTAATAAACGCAGAAGCAAATGTTAATGCACAAGATAAATATGGAAAGACTCCTTTAGATTTAGCTAGCACAGAAGAAATAAAAACTCTATTACTAAAACCCCCCAAAAAAATTGATGACAGTATAGCATCAAAAGATAATGAAGTAGGTCAAGAGGAAGATGCTGAGCAAGAAGGTAATGCCCAACTAAGTTTACAAGAACAAGAGGAAGAATCACAGGAGATCAGTGCAGAAGAAGAAAGTGAGGGAATGTTCAAAAAAGTGTGTCAAACCGAAAAAAAAGTAATAAATTGA
- a CDS encoding IS256 family transposase yields MSQANRTTGLVDYKELETNILSSIREGRPLTGRDGALTPFIKRLLEASLEGEIESHMSAKSEENNRRNGRNAKTLRTSSGSFELLTPRDREGSFEPQIVKKRQTSLHPELEAKVLSTYASGMGYRDIASHVEEIYDHKISAAEISNITDKLLPIINEWRSRPLQSVYPIVFMDGMFFKVKEDGHCVSKCMYNILGINQNGRKEVLGFYLAESEGANFWLGVLNDLKERGVEDILIACVDGLKSFPAAINSVFPSAEVQLCIVHQIRNSLKYVSSKDVKVFMNDLKKIYRASSKEIAENYLLELEEKWGEKYPLVIKSWQNNWENLSSYFKYSGPVRKLIYTTNPIEGLHRQIRKFTKTKGSFTSTNALYKQVYCAIKKVEQRWIMALPNWALTMSQLDIFFPDRLKIELRECSKKCVKPKKK; encoded by the coding sequence ATGAGTCAAGCAAATAGAACTACTGGTTTGGTAGATTATAAAGAATTAGAAACAAATATCCTGTCATCTATACGAGAAGGAAGACCATTGACAGGAAGAGATGGAGCATTAACACCGTTTATAAAAAGGCTGCTAGAGGCAAGTCTGGAAGGTGAAATAGAAAGCCACATGTCAGCTAAAAGTGAAGAAAATAACCGAAGAAATGGAAGGAATGCAAAAACTTTACGTACAAGTTCAGGCTCATTTGAACTATTAACACCAAGAGACAGAGAAGGAAGCTTTGAACCGCAAATAGTCAAAAAAAGGCAAACAAGCCTACATCCAGAACTTGAAGCAAAGGTCTTAAGTACATACGCCAGTGGCATGGGATACAGAGACATAGCTTCACACGTTGAGGAAATATATGACCATAAAATATCAGCAGCAGAGATATCCAATATTACTGATAAACTGCTACCAATAATCAATGAATGGCGCAGCCGTCCATTGCAATCAGTGTATCCAATAGTGTTCATGGATGGCATGTTTTTTAAGGTCAAGGAGGACGGACATTGCGTAAGTAAATGCATGTATAATATATTGGGTATAAATCAAAATGGCAGAAAAGAAGTATTAGGTTTTTATCTGGCTGAAAGTGAGGGAGCTAACTTCTGGTTGGGAGTTTTAAATGACCTCAAAGAAAGAGGAGTAGAAGATATTCTGATTGCATGTGTAGATGGGCTAAAAAGCTTTCCTGCAGCCATCAACAGTGTATTTCCCAGTGCAGAAGTGCAGCTATGTATAGTACACCAAATAAGAAATTCTCTGAAATATGTATCCAGTAAAGATGTAAAAGTTTTCATGAATGATCTGAAAAAAATATATCGTGCTTCAAGTAAAGAAATTGCTGAGAATTATCTGCTTGAGCTGGAAGAAAAATGGGGAGAAAAGTATCCTTTAGTTATAAAATCCTGGCAGAACAATTGGGAAAACTTATCCAGTTATTTTAAGTATTCTGGGCCAGTTAGGAAGCTGATTTACACCACTAATCCAATTGAGGGGTTGCATAGACAAATCAGGAAATTTACTAAAACTAAGGGTTCATTTACTAGTACAAATGCCTTGTACAAACAGGTATATTGTGCTATAAAAAAGGTAGAGCAAAGGTGGATTATGGCTCTCCCTAATTGGGCTTTAACTATGTCTCAACTTGATATTTTCTTTCCAGATAGATTGAAAATTGAGTTGAGGGAATGTTCAAAAAAGTGTGTCAAACCGAAAAAAAAGTAA